In Thermococcus chitonophagus, the genomic stretch CGAGAAATTCTCCTTCTCTCTCAACGTCTTCAAGCCTGACAATTCCCGTGATTAGTGCAAGGGTTAGTAAGAGCATCCCAAGAACGCTTCCCGGTATTGGTACCCCGGCACTTTCTATCAGCCCCCCCAGGAATAGAAAGCCGAATATTATCGTCAGCCCCTTGTACATTTTACCACCTCCAGAGAATGGAG encodes the following:
- a CDS encoding CidA/LrgA family protein; this encodes MYKGLTIIFGFLFLGGLIESAGVPIPGSVLGMLLLTLALITGIVRLEDVEREGEFLVRNMSIMFIPPGVGIILYLDLLKENLVAIGVALVLSFLITLFVTAKTVEVLRR